The DNA region TGCCCATTTATTTAGACGAATTCCTGGACGAGACTCACTTTTTATTACCTTTTTTTAGATTTTCTCATTTTATTTGCCACTTTTGAAATTTATTTGCCACTTCGCCTTATTTATTTGGCACTTTCCACCTTTTATTTGCCACTTCGACCTATTTATTTGCCAAATTCCGTAAACACACCTTATTTCTTCGCAGTAATCGTCGCAAGCATACTCTCAGCGGAGGAGATCTCTACTCCTTGATAGTAGTGCTTGACAATCTCTTTATAGTCCTTACCCTCAACGGCCATTCCATTGGCTCCGTATTGACTCATGCCAACGCCGTGTCCGTAGCCTTTGGTACTGATGACAATTTTACTCCCTTTCCGTTCCCAAGCGAAGTCAGAGGATTGTAGCTCTAGTGCCTCGCGAATCTCTTTTCCAGTCAAAACCTTCCCATTGAAATCCACTTTAGCGACGCGTTTACCTGTGGTGCGCTCGACAATTTTTCCAATGGTTGAATCCGATCCTACCTTAACACCTAATTTGGCTTCAAAATCCTTCACACTCATCACCTTTTGACTGCTAAACTTCGGAGAGTCTTTATCCCACGGACTTGAAACACTCCTTAAATAGGGTAATTCATTTGACCAGTAGTCTTCGGAGTTTTCCGTGTAGCCATTGCTAGTCGAGAAGAAGGAGGCATCGATAGCCTCACCATTATAGGTTAGAATTTGTCCGCTGGTTGCACGAACAGCAGCGAGAACTTTTGACCTTTTCCTTTCGTAATCTTTATCCCATTTTTTCCGGAGCTCCTCGTCACTATGATAGACTTGATGCAGCTGGGTATCTGTGACCTGGGCGCCATCCGGGACACCCATCTTGTCTTTGCTTAGCATTTTTTTCACAATGTACGTTCTTGCCGTTAGCGCTTGTGCTTTCAAAGCTTCGTCTTCAAAGTCGGCATACATTTCGGCTGCAACCACCCCAACGAGATAGTCTTCAAGTTGAACATTTTCGATTTTTCCTATGGCTGAACGGTAAACCGCTACCTCGACCGCTGAATCGGTGGAGGATGGGTTCTGTTCTGGTGTCTTCGTTAACTCTTCACCTAATTCCCCGTTCGCCTTTCCATCCGTGAAGGGTAATACTAAAACAGCGGGAATAATTAGTATGACGGCAAAAAGAATCGATACTAGTACGATGAGTGGTTTGAATTTTTTCATGTCGTTGCCTCCATTTATGTAAATTTGTTGCATCTCATTCAATCATATGGAGGAGGACAAGCATTTATGATAAAAAATGGATCTTTCTTTAAGGCTCTTTCCGTAAAGATTGTTGTAAAAACCCAAAGGCTGGTTTTTACCTTAAAATAGCTATTGGGCACTTCGAATAAAGTTTGCTCTAAAGAAATTAGCTTAATTAGGCGAAAGATAGCTTCAAGTTCGATTATTCCTATTTAATTAGCTCAAAAGTTTGAGAAAAAAGCTTAAAAAATAAAACAAAGCCGAAGAATCCATTAAGATTCTTCGGCTCGTTTGTTAAATTGATTTCCGCTCGAGGCTTCAATCAACTATAATTAAGCATTCATATCAGAAATAAACGTTTCTTCTTCTGTAAAAGTTTCTTCTTCTTCGTTGATGCGTTCGATATCTGCGCCTAATGAGGCTAATTTGCCATGGAAGTCTACATATCCGCGGTCCAGGTGTTTTAATTCCGTTACGCGTGTATTACCTTCAGACACTAATCCTGTCAAAATAAGAGCAGCAGCGGCACGAAGGTCTGTTGCAGAAACTTCGGCACCCTGTAAGTTGGACATACCATTCAAAATCACAGAACGTCCTTCAATTTTTATATCGGCATTCATACGACGGAATTCCTCGACATGCATGAAGCGGTTTTCGAACACCGTTTCAGTAATCATAGAGGTACCTTCTGCACGAAGCAGGAGCGCCATCATTTGTGATTGCATGTCAGTTGGGAAACCAGGATGCGGCATCGTCTTGATGTCAACGGCTTTCAATTTTTCTGGGCCGATGACACGAACGCCGTCTTCTTCTTCAATAATCGTTACACCCATTTCTTCCATTTTTGCAATCAAGGAAGAAATATGTTCAGGAACTGCGCCTCTTACAAGTACATTTCCGCGCGTAAGCGCTGCAGCAACCATAAAGGTTCCCGCTTCGATACGGTCGGGGATAATATGATGTTCAGCGCCGAATAATACATCCACACCTTCAATACGAAGAGTGCCCGTACCAGCGCCGCGAACGTTTCCGCCCATTTTGTTCAAGAAGTTAGCCAGATCAACGATTTCAGGTTCTTTTGCTACGTTTTCAATAATGGTTGTTCCCTGTGCAAGGGTAGCAGCCATCATGATGTTTTCTGTTGCACCAACACTTGGGAAATCCAAGTATATTTTTGCTCCCTTTAAGCGGCCTTCAACCTCCGCATCGATAAAGCCATTTCCTACCTTCACTTTTGCACCCATGGCTTCAAAGCCTTTAAGATGCTGGTCGATAGGGCGAGATCCAATAGCACAGCCGCCAGGTAAGGCAACCCGGGCACGGCCATTTCTTGCTAATAATGATCCCATGACAAGGACAGACGCGCGCATCTTACGAACATATTCGAAAGGCGCCTCATCTTTTAACACTCTAGATGCATCGACGACAACTGTATTATTGTTAAAAGCAACCTCAGCGTTCAGGTTACGTAATACTTCGTTTATTGTATATACATCGGAGAGTGTAGGTACATCACGAATTACACTTTTTCCGTCACTTGCTAATAATGTGGCAGCGAGTACAGGCAGGACGGCATTTTTTGCGCCTTCAACTTTTACCGTTCCATATAACCTGTTTCCGCCGCGGACGATGATCTTTTCCAAGAGTATTCCCCTCCGCGTCCATTTTCTCTATATTAATATTCAATCGTAATGATGGGTGTGCCAACTACAATGGCAGTCCTTCCGCCCATTCCTTCGGAGCGTATACCAATTTGTAAATTCATGTTATCTTTTTTATTTTCAATGGAGTCTGAAAACAGCGGCGAATAGGCCGAAACAGACATGAAGTTCTCCTCTTTTAACGCTTCGATTTCTTTTGCATTTAGAACAGCTAGTAATGTTGGTAATGCCTCATCCATCTTATCATAGGCGCTGCCCTTCACACTAGAGAAAACTGTTGGATTTCCCCGAAATATGTCAGCAAGCCTATTTTCAAATTGTACATTTGTGAAAAAGGACTTTTGCTCCTCATTCCACTCATTACCACTTACTTTATATATTATATACGCATTGACAGGTTGTTTTGTGTGGGTTGCCAAAATCTGAAGCGTTTCTTTGCGGTGTTTAGCTGTTGGAGGTACGGCAGTTACTTCCCATTTTTGGTCAGTCTCTTGATAAGACCATTCCCAGCCTGGAAGCATCGTTTGTAGCTCCTTCACATATTTCTGTACTTTCTTCTCTGTATTTAGGTCAACCAAATGTTCTCTTGCATAAAAAGTCCATTCATCGAGCAAAATATCTTCGGTTTCAAAAATAGATGTGATTTTCAGCAAATCAAGACCGCTCTGTGCATCAGTCTGGCGATTACCAATCACAACCATCATTAAACTTACAATCGTCAATATGCTAATGGTAAAAAATATCTTTGTATTTTTCTTCATTTCAACTCTCCCCCTTACTACCATTGTTACCAAGGTGAGAAAGAGCATACTTGGGAATTGTCGTCACTTTTTGACAATGAGAAAAATACAGCTTTTTAGCTGGATTGCACTTTTTTTCACACAAAGAGAATTGTACTCAATAATTCGCAAAAAGGGAACATGTACGAAGTCCTAAATTTTTACCATTTGTATGTATTGTAAAATCAACGGCAGTTGTCTTGACCATTGGAGATAGTCTAGGAAAAAGTTACTAACCGACGATCCAATGATAATTGCCAATAATATATAGAGTAATCGTGCTTGAAAAACATGACTCGGTTTGATTAGCTTGTCAAGGCGAATCGCTTGGAGCGCATACCAGGCAAGGGCTATAAACACTAAATGTGAAAAAATACTTATTAATGCGTTTTGTCCAAATTCACTCAAATTTCAAAACCTCCTATTCAGAACATATCTTTACTATCTGACGAATGAAAGGCTTAAAAGTTTCACATCTTGTAATATTTGTAATATTTAAACTTCATGGTAATTGTGTCTATTCTGTGAACATCTATACTATTCCCTCCAACCAACACCGTAAGCAAAGATATTTCCTATCCATTCTTCCAAGGCTCTTTCCTAAAAAATTGCCGTTCTTAGATTATATAGTTGATACTCTTACCAACTTTTTAGAAAAGAGCCCTGCTAAGGGCTCTTTATTTAAAGCATATTCTCTAGGATTCTAGTAAATATCTGAAGTCTTTTTTGTTGCAACAACCACTAAACGTCCGCGATCCAGCTCTTCTTCATATTGCTCCGCTTCTAAAGTATTTAATCCTAAAGCTTCCATTTTGGAGCGTAGTTCATCCCCACGAGATCGAAATACATTTGCGATTGAATTAACGACACCCTGTTCTCCTATCCCAATTTCATTAATATCCATTGTGTCTGATAAGTGTTTGGTGCGATCTTTATCATGTGCTAGTAGGTAAACTTCCTCTTTTTTGTACCCTTGATTAATGAACTGTTCAATTACCATTTTTGCTTGGACACCATTTTCGACGATTTTTACATTTTCCATTTTTTCATTCCTCCTTGAAAGATGTTGTCAGCTGATGTGTCAGCTTGTACCAGTTATATAACCGCTCTTCAAGGAAACCAAACCTATTTTTAAAAAACTTTATTTGTTTTAATAAAAAAGTTACGGGTAATAAAAAGGGAAAAGATGGAGGTGTAAGATGAGGAATAAGGCAGATTTAATTAAAAAAATCAGTTTGTTAAAACAAAAGATCGATAAATGTTTGGATGAGCGAGATCGAGAAAGCTTTAATCAATTATCTCTTGAATTGAAGGTGTGCCAGAATTACTTGGAAACTTGTTTTACCAACACTGAGGTGCACTTTAAGAAGCCTTTCGAGCAAAAACGTGGTAAATTTTTTAACCATTAAGTTTAGCTGCCCGAAAATTCGGGTACTTACCAACTGTAGAACATTGAAAATGAAAGGGGAGAATTTTTATGGGATTTATTTGGTCATTAATTATTGGAGGAATTATCGGCTGGCTGGCTGGACTGATTCTGGGACGTGATGTTCCTGGAGGTGTTATCGGAAATATCATTGCAGGGTTCATCGGGGCCTGGATTGGTTCTCTCTTAGGTGGCTTTGGACCTGTGATTGGTGGGTTTTACATTTTGCCAGCTCTCCTCGGTGCCATTGTCTTTGTGCTCATCCTAAGCCTTGCCCTAAGAATGATCAAACGCAACGCATAATCTAGAACGAAGTGAAGGCTGCAAATTCCTGCAGTCTTCTTTTTTGTAGTCTCAAAAAAGGGCATCTGCACATACACAGATACCTTTGAAACGTGTTATAGGAGACCCGAAAACAGCCGAGCAAAGGATTCCTTCCATTTAACATCCAAACCTCTTTTGTAAAATGTAACCGGACGAATCCGAATGCATTCCTTAAGGTCTTCTTCAAAATGAGTAACAAGGTCGTCGATGCTGTCAGTGCCTGTTAAAAACAAATTCACCTCAAAGTTCAAATGAAAACTGCGCTGATCCATATTAGCCGTTCCAATTGATGCCATGTCACCGTCGACAATGATCACTTTTTTATGTAAAAAGCCTTTTTGATACGTGTAGAGCTCAATTCCCGCAAGCAGAAGTTCAGGAAAATAGGATTGAGTGGCATATTGAGTTAAAAAACCATCATTGCTCTCGGGCACCATTAACCTCACTTGAATTCCCTTTTCCGCTGCTATCCTCAGTGCTGTCATAATTGCCTGATTAGGAATAAAGTAAGGTGTCGCAATCCAGACCGACTCTGTTGCACACGAAATCATGGCATAATAATGATCACTCATGTCCCGGGTTTCTGGGCCAGTGGCCACCACGTGGACGAGACCTTCCCCCTCTGCTGGCACCTGCTTAAGATAGAAAGGATTTTCAAATAACTTTTCTCCACTGACATATTTCCAATCTAATAAAAAAATAGCATGCAGTGTCTGGACCGCTTCCCCTTCCAGCAGAACATGCGTGTCACACCAAAAACCAAACTTGTTATCCTCACCAAGATATTCCACTCCCACATTCAGCCCACCGACAAATCCAATCTTTCCATCAATGACAATGATTTTTCGATGATTGCGGAAATTAAACTTTTGCGTAAACCATGCCGTTTTCAACGGCAGAAAAGGGTGAAGTTGAATCCCGGATTCCGCCATTTTCCTTCTATCCTGTTCAGAAAGGGAGAAACTTCCGAACGCATCATAGATCAACCTAACATCCACCCCTTCCTTTACTTTATCGGTCAGGATATCCATTAGCTCCTGCCCCAGCCGGTCAAAGCGAAATATATAATATTCTAAATGAATAAAGTCCTTTGCTTCCTTCAACCGCTGTTTCATTTCCAGAAAGGTTGCTTCGCCGTTTTTTAAAATTTCGGTTCTGGTATTTTGGTTTTGACCGGTTATTGTCACCCGTTCAAGATAGCCGGCAAAACAGCGCTGATGGTTATTGAGCAATGACAGCACTTTCAGTGGCCGCTCGCTTTTACGGAGTGCCTCGAACAGCTGACGTTCACTCGCACGCTTGCTTTTAAAAAGTGCTCCTGTAAAAAGTAATTGACCTGTATAAATATAGAAAATATAGCCTAATACCGGTACTAAAATTAACAGGCATGTCCATAAAAGTGTTCTCGGTACAGGACGATTCTGAAGCCATAACTCTGCCACCGTGAATAAAATTAAACCTACATATAAACAAATACATAGTGCCTTCAACCAAAACGGCCATCTTGTAAAAAAGACCATCCAGCCAAAAGTAAGCATCATCATGACAAAGAAAATTTCGATTCGTATTTTCATCATCCAGTTCTCCCACATCCTTTTAAAAATAAATACCCTTTCTACGATATAGTCAAACATAAAAAAGACGCCTGGCGCTGGCCAGACATCTATTTTTTCCGATATATTTTTTCACTTGAATTAAATTCTTCGTATTTTATGCCCTTGGGTAGCCCTAGGATTGATTCTTTATTTCCCAATCCCATGAATCCGCAGTCCGCCAGGCTGTCATAAAACAGACGATGAACCTGCTGCTGAAGGGCGTTGTCAAAATAGATCATGACATTGCGGCATAAAATCACATGAAACTCATTAAAAGAGCTGTCCGTGACCAAATTATGCTGGGCAAAAGTGAGGTTCTCGTTCAAGATGGGTGAAAAATAAGCAAACTGATGGTCCGTGGTATAGTACTCGGAGAACGCCATTTTCCCACCCGCTTTTAAGTAATTTTTCGTATATTGCTGCATCTTTTTTAGCGGAAAGGCTCCCTTTTGCGCAGCCATCAGGGCCTTTTCATTCATATCGGTTGCGTAGATTTTCGTTTTTTCCATTATCCCCTCCTCGTGCATCAGGATGGCCATGGAATAAACCTCCTCACCTGTCGCACAGCCGGCATGCCAAATCCGGATTTCAGGAAGCTCTCGAAGCAATGGCACCACTTCGTTCCGGAAAGCGACAAAGAAACTGGGATCTCGATACATTTCCGTCATTCGGATGGAAAAATCATTCAACAACAGTTCTAAAACACCTGGTTCGTGAAGCACTTTTTCCAATAAAGCGGTGATGGTCGGAAGTCTCTCCGCCTTCATCCGGTTTATAATCCTCCTGCCAATTGAACCACGGACATAGCTCCGGAAGTCATATCCATACATCTGATACATACCCTCAAGGAGCAATTTAATTTCTATTTCCTGAACCTCGTTTGGCTTGATTAGATTGATGTCTGTTACAATCTCCTTGGATGTTTGATTCAATCTTCATTCACCTGCTCGGTCAGCCACACCCGCATTAACGAGAATAACTGATTGATGTTTAATGGTTTCATAATATAATCAGAAGCCCCTGCTTCCATACACTTATCCCGTTCACCTTTCATCGCCTTAGCAGTTAATGCGATAATCGGCAGTCTTTCCATCTCCAAATCCTCGCGAATCACCTTCATCGCTTCATACCCACCCATTACAGGCATCATGATATCCATGAAAACCAGGTCAAAATCAGTTTGTTCCCTTAGGATTTCAATGGCCCGCTTACCGTTCTCTGCCACATAAACCTCGACACCTTTTTGCTCAAGGGCAGTTACAAGCGCAAACACATTCCGTCGATCATCTTCTACTAATAGCACTTTCTTTCCTTTAAAAAACGGGTTATCTGAAGACCCTGCTTCAATTTCCCCGATCGACTCCGCTTCTTCAATGGCCGATTCCTGTTCCTCTTGTATCCCGCTGACACTTACCGCTACTTCATCGAGTGCCAGTTGATCAAACGGAAGGTGATATTCAGCGATCTCGAGTCTTCTAGGGATATAGAGGGTAAATGTGCTTCCTATCTGCGGCTCACTTTGAACGGTAATCGCTCCGCCAAGTAAACGGGTAAATTCACGGCATATTGATAATCCTAAACCGGTTCCACCAAATTGCCGGTTAGTCGTACCGTCAACCTGTTGAAAAGCCTCGAAAATAATTTGCTGTTTCTCATGAGCAATTCCAATTCCTGTATCGGTCACAGAGATTGCTAGTACGATTTCCATCTCATCCAGGCCAGGCAATAGTTCCTCGGCCTTTTCTCGTTCTGCACATTCTATTTTGACAGTTACAGAGCCCTGTTCCGTAAATTTAAAGGCATTGGATAATAGATTCTTCCATATTTGCTGGAAACGTTGCCCGTCCGTCGTAATCACAGAAGGTACATTTGGAGCTGTCAGCACTTCAAAGCTTAGCTTCTTTTTCGCTGCAACAGGACCAAACATGCTCTTCATCATCTGCGGAATCTCGGTCACGTTCACTTCATCTGTTAAAATTTCAATCTTACCTGCTTCGATTTTTGATAAATCGAGGATATCGTCAATCAGCCTCAACAAATCATTTCCGGCCGTGTAGACAACCCGAGAGGATTCCTTTACTTCTGACATGTCCATTTCCTCTTCATTTTCCATCAGCATTTGCGAGAGAATTAGAATACTGTTTAATGGCGTACGCAGCTCATGTGACATATTCGCTAGAAAATCAGATTTATACTGTGAGCTCGCCTGCAGTTTCCTTGAATAGTCTTCAAGTTCACCCTTTGCTTTATTCAGCTCAAACGCCCTTTGTTCGGCGTATTGCTTCTGTTCTTCTAAATATTCATTGGTAATTCGCAGCTGTTCCTGCTGCATTTGCAATTCTTCCGATTGGGCTTGAAGTTCCTCTGATTGAGCCTGAAGTTCTTCGGTTAACACCTGTGATTCCCCGAGCAGTCTCTCTATTTCCATCCTTCCAGCGACATTGGTAATCGCTGACCCAAACTTATCCTGAAGCATATCCAATAATGTAATGTGCTGGGACCTAAACGACTGAAACGATGCAAACTCAACAACTGCTTCTACCCTGCCGTCGACTAAAATGGGCGCAACTAAAAGATTCCGCGGAGAAGAATCACCTAGCCCTGATGTGACTTTAAAATGTTCCTCTGGCAGCTGATCAATCAGGAAGATTCTTTTATCCAAAGCAGCCTGCCCGATTAACCCTTCCCCTAACTGGAAACTGACTCGCACATCTTCTTCCGAGGCAATGGCATAGCTAGCCTCTTTCACGTAACGAACTTCGCTGCCCTGATATCTACGTAAATAGATTACGCCACAGGCCGCATCAAGCAACGGGGCAAGCTTGGTGATAAAATCATGTGTCAATTCTGTCAGATCCGTTTTTCCTTGGTACATGGTCGAAATTTCTGCCATACTTTTCTGAACCCAGCTCTGTTTTTCAAGACTGCTGAGAAGTATGTTCATCGCTTCCGCAAGTTCACGGGTTTCATCGTGCGTGTTGACCTCAATTCTGGTGGCAAGGTCTACCTCTGGCTCACTTGAATTGGTAATCCCTTTAATCGTACGGATAACCTGTTTAATCGTTTTGACTATCGAATTGGACAAAAACACTGCGGTTGCAATTGTAACCATCGTAACCACGAGGATGATGCCATACAACGTGATGGTTAAATTGGCATTGTCTTGATTCAGCTTCTCCACACGCTTATTTGTCAGTTTCGTTTGATATTCAAGGAAGGAAACAAAGTGCGCTCGAAGCTCATCTGTCTTCTTTTTTCCTTTGTTATTAATAAAATAATCGTCCAAAGCGGGCTGGTTATTTATCCTTTTTTGTTTCACCACATAGTCTGCTGAATTGGTGATGTAGTTCGTAATCAGTGGTTTCATTTCTTCTAAATTTCGCTGCTGCGTCCCGTTATTCGCCAGCAAGGAATGAAGTGTATTATAATTGTCGAGCCAGTTCCGGCTAGCTGTATTATAGGGTTCTAGGTACTCCTCATTGCCTGTTATCACGAATCCTCTCATACCCGTTTCTATATCTAGTACATTTTTTTGAATCTGATTTGCTAAATTGTGGACCTCCATGTCATGCTGCGAAATGAATGCGACCTCTTTCTGCAACGCCGACATCCGATCCATGACAATCAGAAGGGAGACCACTAAGCAAATCAAAATGAAAAAATAGCCTGTAATAATTTTAGTATGAATGTTAAAGTGTAATCCCTTCATTGTACCCTCCCCTTTTTATAAAATGGCTGACTCTATCATATCGTTTCAGTCAATCTCACCCAATGGGAAATTGGTCCCAATCTTATTCTTAATAGTTTCAAATCCAAGCCAATCGGGTATAGACGAATGACACCACAATATAGGAGGTTAAAAATATGGCAACAACTACTACTACTAAATCGAAAGCAAAAAACAAATCCTTATCCGAAGCTCTTAACAAGCAGGTGGCGAACTTTAGTGTTCTTCATATGAAACTGCATCACTACCACTGGTATGTAAAGGGGGAGAATTTCTTCACCCTGCACCTTAAGTTTGAGGAGCTTTACAAAGAAGCTGCATTACATCTTGATACCATCGCTGAACGAATGCTCACGCAAAGGGGAATGCCGGTAGCAACACTCACAGAGTCGCTAAATCTTTCTACCGTAAAAGAAGCAACAGGTGATGAAGATGCACAGCAAATGGTCCAAACACTGGCTGATGATTTTGAGATGATTTGTGGCGAACTGACAGAGGGTATAACCCTTGCGGAGGAGAATGATGATGAGCCGACTGCTGATATGCTCGTTCATATTGGTACCTCATTAGAAAAGCACAGATGGATGTTTGAAGCGTATCTTGGTGGGTAAAAAACATAATTGGGGGTGTCAGCGAAAGTATGCTGACACCCTTTTATCATGAAGCATGTGTTGAAATCAAGACGAGACACATATCATCTTTTGGAGGATTTACGAGCTCCCAGCCAGGCTGCAACTGATGGAGTAGGACCGCAGGATCTGTCATGTCCTTGGACTGTAAGGTACGGACCAGTTTATCGGTGGCATCCTCATATTTCTCCTCCAGCCATTCTGATAACCCATCCGTAAACAACATAATGCGGGCATTTTCCCGATAAGGAATTACCCCTTTGGTGACTTCAATCTCTTCAAAGAATCCAAGTGCGCATGTACCTTCTGTTAGAAGCTTCACTTCCTGATCAACAATGGCAATCCCTGCAGGATGACCAGCATTGACATATTCAATCGTTTGCTTGTCCGTGTCGAGGACAAAGTAAATCGCCGTGAAATAGTAGTTTAATAAACTATCTGGCGTATACAGCTGAAGCATTCGCCTGTTTAGTTCCTTCATGACCATTTCCGGATCAACGATTCCCGTAATGGTATCCTTTAACGCAGAATATATGTACATCCCTACGAGGGAAGAGGAAATACCGTGCCCCATCATATCGAGCAGGATCACCCCATATTGGCTGGGACTAATCTGATACCAGGCATAGAAATCGCCGGCAAGCTCGAATGTTGGCCTATACACAGCTGAAATTTTGATATCCTTTTCCTGAAGCGGACCACTGAGCATGCTTCTCTGCACCTGCCTGGCCAGGTCGAGTTCATATTGAATTCGCCTGTCCCGTTCCTTCCGCAAGTCCTTTTCAAGCTTTAACCTTAGAACCGAACGAATCCGGGCAAGAAGCTCCACTTTATTAATCGGTTTCATCACATAATCAAGGGCTCCTGCATCCATCGCCTCTGCCATTTTGTTGGAATCTCCCATCGCCGTGACAAAAATAAT from Neobacillus sp. FSL H8-0543 includes:
- the spoIID gene encoding stage II sporulation protein D produces the protein MKKFKPLIVLVSILFAVILIIPAVLVLPFTDGKANGELGEELTKTPEQNPSSTDSAVEVAVYRSAIGKIENVQLEDYLVGVVAAEMYADFEDEALKAQALTARTYIVKKMLSKDKMGVPDGAQVTDTQLHQVYHSDEELRKKWDKDYERKRSKVLAAVRATSGQILTYNGEAIDASFFSTSNGYTENSEDYWSNELPYLRSVSSPWDKDSPKFSSQKVMSVKDFEAKLGVKVGSDSTIGKIVERTTGKRVAKVDFNGKVLTGKEIREALELQSSDFAWERKGSKIVISTKGYGHGVGMSQYGANGMAVEGKDYKEIVKHYYQGVEISSAESMLATITAKK
- the murA gene encoding UDP-N-acetylglucosamine 1-carboxyvinyltransferase, translating into MEKIIVRGGNRLYGTVKVEGAKNAVLPVLAATLLASDGKSVIRDVPTLSDVYTINEVLRNLNAEVAFNNNTVVVDASRVLKDEAPFEYVRKMRASVLVMGSLLARNGRARVALPGGCAIGSRPIDQHLKGFEAMGAKVKVGNGFIDAEVEGRLKGAKIYLDFPSVGATENIMMAATLAQGTTIIENVAKEPEIVDLANFLNKMGGNVRGAGTGTLRIEGVDVLFGAEHHIIPDRIEAGTFMVAAALTRGNVLVRGAVPEHISSLIAKMEEMGVTIIEEEDGVRVIGPEKLKAVDIKTMPHPGFPTDMQSQMMALLLRAEGTSMITETVFENRFMHVEEFRRMNADIKIEGRSVILNGMSNLQGAEVSATDLRAAAALILTGLVSEGNTRVTELKHLDRGYVDFHGKLASLGADIERINEEEETFTEEETFISDMNA
- a CDS encoding YwmB family TATA-box binding protein, whose amino-acid sequence is MKKNTKIFFTISILTIVSLMMVVIGNRQTDAQSGLDLLKITSIFETEDILLDEWTFYAREHLVDLNTEKKVQKYVKELQTMLPGWEWSYQETDQKWEVTAVPPTAKHRKETLQILATHTKQPVNAYIIYKVSGNEWNEEQKSFFTNVQFENRLADIFRGNPTVFSSVKGSAYDKMDEALPTLLAVLNAKEIEALKEENFMSVSAYSPLFSDSIENKKDNMNLQIGIRSEGMGGRTAIVVGTPIITIEY
- a CDS encoding DUF1146 family protein; its protein translation is MSEFGQNALISIFSHLVFIALAWYALQAIRLDKLIKPSHVFQARLLYILLAIIIGSSVSNFFLDYLQWSRQLPLILQYIQMVKI
- a CDS encoding general stress protein, which translates into the protein MENVKIVENGVQAKMVIEQFINQGYKKEEVYLLAHDKDRTKHLSDTMDINEIGIGEQGVVNSIANVFRSRGDELRSKMEALGLNTLEAEQYEEELDRGRLVVVATKKTSDIY
- a CDS encoding GlsB/YeaQ/YmgE family stress response membrane protein; protein product: MGFIWSLIIGGIIGWLAGLILGRDVPGGVIGNIIAGFIGAWIGSLLGGFGPVIGGFYILPALLGAIVFVLILSLALRMIKRNA
- the cls gene encoding cardiolipin synthase, with the translated sequence MMKIRIEIFFVMMMLTFGWMVFFTRWPFWLKALCICLYVGLILFTVAELWLQNRPVPRTLLWTCLLILVPVLGYIFYIYTGQLLFTGALFKSKRASERQLFEALRKSERPLKVLSLLNNHQRCFAGYLERVTITGQNQNTRTEILKNGEATFLEMKQRLKEAKDFIHLEYYIFRFDRLGQELMDILTDKVKEGVDVRLIYDAFGSFSLSEQDRRKMAESGIQLHPFLPLKTAWFTQKFNFRNHRKIIVIDGKIGFVGGLNVGVEYLGEDNKFGFWCDTHVLLEGEAVQTLHAIFLLDWKYVSGEKLFENPFYLKQVPAEGEGLVHVVATGPETRDMSDHYYAMISCATESVWIATPYFIPNQAIMTALRIAAEKGIQVRLMVPESNDGFLTQYATQSYFPELLLAGIELYTYQKGFLHKKVIIVDGDMASIGTANMDQRSFHLNFEVNLFLTGTDSIDDLVTHFEEDLKECIRIRPVTFYKRGLDVKWKESFARLFSGLL
- a CDS encoding protein-glutamate O-methyltransferase CheR; this encodes MVTDINLIKPNEVQEIEIKLLLEGMYQMYGYDFRSYVRGSIGRRIINRMKAERLPTITALLEKVLHEPGVLELLLNDFSIRMTEMYRDPSFFVAFRNEVVPLLRELPEIRIWHAGCATGEEVYSMAILMHEEGIMEKTKIYATDMNEKALMAAQKGAFPLKKMQQYTKNYLKAGGKMAFSEYYTTDHQFAYFSPILNENLTFAQHNLVTDSSFNEFHVILCRNVMIYFDNALQQQVHRLFYDSLADCGFMGLGNKESILGLPKGIKYEEFNSSEKIYRKK
- a CDS encoding CHASE3 domain-containing protein, with amino-acid sequence MKGLHFNIHTKIITGYFFILICLVVSLLIVMDRMSALQKEVAFISQHDMEVHNLANQIQKNVLDIETGMRGFVITGNEEYLEPYNTASRNWLDNYNTLHSLLANNGTQQRNLEEMKPLITNYITNSADYVVKQKRINNQPALDDYFINNKGKKKTDELRAHFVSFLEYQTKLTNKRVEKLNQDNANLTITLYGIILVVTMVTIATAVFLSNSIVKTIKQVIRTIKGITNSSEPEVDLATRIEVNTHDETRELAEAMNILLSSLEKQSWVQKSMAEISTMYQGKTDLTELTHDFITKLAPLLDAACGVIYLRRYQGSEVRYVKEASYAIASEEDVRVSFQLGEGLIGQAALDKRIFLIDQLPEEHFKVTSGLGDSSPRNLLVAPILVDGRVEAVVEFASFQSFRSQHITLLDMLQDKFGSAITNVAGRMEIERLLGESQVLTEELQAQSEELQAQSEELQMQQEQLRITNEYLEEQKQYAEQRAFELNKAKGELEDYSRKLQASSQYKSDFLANMSHELRTPLNSILILSQMLMENEEEMDMSEVKESSRVVYTAGNDLLRLIDDILDLSKIEAGKIEILTDEVNVTEIPQMMKSMFGPVAAKKKLSFEVLTAPNVPSVITTDGQRFQQIWKNLLSNAFKFTEQGSVTVKIECAEREKAEELLPGLDEMEIVLAISVTDTGIGIAHEKQQIIFEAFQQVDGTTNRQFGGTGLGLSICREFTRLLGGAITVQSEPQIGSTFTLYIPRRLEIAEYHLPFDQLALDEVAVSVSGIQEEQESAIEEAESIGEIEAGSSDNPFFKGKKVLLVEDDRRNVFALVTALEQKGVEVYVAENGKRAIEILREQTDFDLVFMDIMMPVMGGYEAMKVIREDLEMERLPIIALTAKAMKGERDKCMEAGASDYIMKPLNINQLFSLMRVWLTEQVNED